One part of the Vidua chalybeata isolate OUT-0048 chromosome 11, bVidCha1 merged haplotype, whole genome shotgun sequence genome encodes these proteins:
- the NDRG4 gene encoding protein NDRG4 isoform X1 has protein sequence MKVLRHKIELLTGLLLQEMTMAGLHELRFTEEKPLLRGQDAELENSDVFLSTVDTDWKEHDIETPYGLLHVVIRGSPKGNRPAILTYHDVGLNHKLCFNTFFNYEDMQEITKHFVVCHVDAPGQQAGASQFPQGYQYPSMDQLAAMLPSVVQHFGFKYVIGIGVGAGAYVLAKFALIFPDLVEGLVLMNIDPNGKGWIDWAAAKLSGLTSTLPDIVLSHLFSQEELMNNTELVQSYRQQIGSVVNQFNLQLFLNMYNGRRDLDINRPGTVPNAKTLRCPVMLVVGDNAPAEEGVVECNSKLDPTNTTFLKMADSGGLPQVTQPGKLTEAFKYFLQGMGYITHLKDRRLSGGTVPSASMTRLARSRTASLTSASSVDGTRPRACTHSESTEAMGQINHTMEVSC, from the exons ATGAAGGTGCTCCGGCACAAGATCGAGCTCCTGACAG ggctgctgctgcaggagatgacCATGGCAGGGCTGCACGAGCTGCGCTTCACCGAGGAGAAGCCGCTGCTGCGGGGACAGGATGCTGAGCTG GAGAACTCGGATGTCTTCCTCTCCACTGTGGACACAGACTGGAAG GAACACGACATTGAGACCCCCTACGGGCTGCTGCATGTGGTCATCCGGGGCTCTCCCAAGGGGAACCGCCCGGCCATCCTGACCTACCACGATGTGGGCCTCAACC ACAAGCTTTGTTTCAACACCTTCTTCAACTACGAGGACATGCAGGAGATCACGAAGCACTTTGTGGTGTGCCACGTGGACGCACCGGGACAGCAGGCAGGAGCCTCACAGTTCCCTCAGGG gTACCAGTATCCATCCATGGACCAGCTGGCTGCCATGTTACCCAGCGTGGTGCAGCATTTCGG GTTCAAGTATGTGATTGGGATCGGTGTTGGGGCAGGAGCCTACGTGCTGGCCAAGTTTGCG CTCATCTTCCCTGACCTGGTCGAAGGGCTGGTCCTTATGAACATCGACCCCAACGGCAAAGGCTGGATTGACTGGGCAGCTGCCAAG CTCTCCGGCCTCACCAGCACGCTGCCGGACATTGTCCTGTCCCACCTGTTCAGCCAG gaggagCTGATGAACAACACGGAGCTGGTGCAGAGTTACCGGCAGCAGATCGGCAGTGTGGTGAACCAGTTCAacctccagctcttcctcaaCATGTACAATGG CCGCAGGGACCTGGACATCAACCGGCCTGGGACTGTGCCCAACGCCAAGACGCTGCG CTGCCCTGTGATGCTGGTGGTCGGAGACAATGCGCCTGCTGAGGAGGGGGTG GTGGAGTGTAACTCCAAGCTGGATCCTACCAACACCACATTCCTGAAG ATGGCTGACTCTGGTGGGCTGCCCCAGGTCACACAG CCAGGCAAGCTGACTGAAGCCTTCAAGTACTTCCTGCAAGGCATGGGCTACA TCACCCACCTGAAGGATCGGAGGCTGAGTGGAGGCACAG TGCCATCTGCCAGCATGACCCGCCTGGCACGCTCCCGCACGGCCTCCCTCACCAGCGCCAGCTCCGTGGATGGCACCCGCCCACGTGCCTGCACCCACTCGGAGAGCACCGAGGCCATGGGGCAGATCAACCACACCATGGAGGTATCGTGCTGA
- the NDRG4 gene encoding protein NDRG4 isoform X2 has product MKVLRHKIELLTGLLLQEMTMAGLHELRFTEEKPLLRGQDAELENSDVFLSTVDTDWKEHDIETPYGLLHVVIRGSPKGNRPAILTYHDVGLNHKLCFNTFFNYEDMQEITKHFVVCHVDAPGQQAGASQFPQGYQYPSMDQLAAMLPSVVQHFGFKYVIGIGVGAGAYVLAKFALIFPDLVEGLVLMNIDPNGKGWIDWAAAKLSGLTSTLPDIVLSHLFSQEELMNNTELVQSYRQQIGSVVNQFNLQLFLNMYNGRRDLDINRPGTVPNAKTLRCPVMLVVGDNAPAEEGVVECNSKLDPTNTTFLKMADSGGLPQVTQPGKLTEAFKYFLQGMGYMPSASMTRLARSRTASLTSASSVDGTRPRACTHSESTEAMGQINHTMEVSC; this is encoded by the exons ATGAAGGTGCTCCGGCACAAGATCGAGCTCCTGACAG ggctgctgctgcaggagatgacCATGGCAGGGCTGCACGAGCTGCGCTTCACCGAGGAGAAGCCGCTGCTGCGGGGACAGGATGCTGAGCTG GAGAACTCGGATGTCTTCCTCTCCACTGTGGACACAGACTGGAAG GAACACGACATTGAGACCCCCTACGGGCTGCTGCATGTGGTCATCCGGGGCTCTCCCAAGGGGAACCGCCCGGCCATCCTGACCTACCACGATGTGGGCCTCAACC ACAAGCTTTGTTTCAACACCTTCTTCAACTACGAGGACATGCAGGAGATCACGAAGCACTTTGTGGTGTGCCACGTGGACGCACCGGGACAGCAGGCAGGAGCCTCACAGTTCCCTCAGGG gTACCAGTATCCATCCATGGACCAGCTGGCTGCCATGTTACCCAGCGTGGTGCAGCATTTCGG GTTCAAGTATGTGATTGGGATCGGTGTTGGGGCAGGAGCCTACGTGCTGGCCAAGTTTGCG CTCATCTTCCCTGACCTGGTCGAAGGGCTGGTCCTTATGAACATCGACCCCAACGGCAAAGGCTGGATTGACTGGGCAGCTGCCAAG CTCTCCGGCCTCACCAGCACGCTGCCGGACATTGTCCTGTCCCACCTGTTCAGCCAG gaggagCTGATGAACAACACGGAGCTGGTGCAGAGTTACCGGCAGCAGATCGGCAGTGTGGTGAACCAGTTCAacctccagctcttcctcaaCATGTACAATGG CCGCAGGGACCTGGACATCAACCGGCCTGGGACTGTGCCCAACGCCAAGACGCTGCG CTGCCCTGTGATGCTGGTGGTCGGAGACAATGCGCCTGCTGAGGAGGGGGTG GTGGAGTGTAACTCCAAGCTGGATCCTACCAACACCACATTCCTGAAG ATGGCTGACTCTGGTGGGCTGCCCCAGGTCACACAG CCAGGCAAGCTGACTGAAGCCTTCAAGTACTTCCTGCAAGGCATGGGCTACA TGCCATCTGCCAGCATGACCCGCCTGGCACGCTCCCGCACGGCCTCCCTCACCAGCGCCAGCTCCGTGGATGGCACCCGCCCACGTGCCTGCACCCACTCGGAGAGCACCGAGGCCATGGGGCAGATCAACCACACCATGGAGGTATCGTGCTGA
- the NDRG4 gene encoding protein NDRG4 isoform X3 codes for MPECWDGEHDIETPYGLLHVVIRGSPKGNRPAILTYHDVGLNHKLCFNTFFNYEDMQEITKHFVVCHVDAPGQQAGASQFPQGYQYPSMDQLAAMLPSVVQHFGFKYVIGIGVGAGAYVLAKFALIFPDLVEGLVLMNIDPNGKGWIDWAAAKLSGLTSTLPDIVLSHLFSQEELMNNTELVQSYRQQIGSVVNQFNLQLFLNMYNGRRDLDINRPGTVPNAKTLRCPVMLVVGDNAPAEEGVVECNSKLDPTNTTFLKMADSGGLPQVTQPGKLTEAFKYFLQGMGYITHLKDRRLSGGTVPSASMTRLARSRTASLTSASSVDGTRPRACTHSESTEAMGQINHTMEVSC; via the exons ATGCCGGAGTGCTGGGATGGG GAACACGACATTGAGACCCCCTACGGGCTGCTGCATGTGGTCATCCGGGGCTCTCCCAAGGGGAACCGCCCGGCCATCCTGACCTACCACGATGTGGGCCTCAACC ACAAGCTTTGTTTCAACACCTTCTTCAACTACGAGGACATGCAGGAGATCACGAAGCACTTTGTGGTGTGCCACGTGGACGCACCGGGACAGCAGGCAGGAGCCTCACAGTTCCCTCAGGG gTACCAGTATCCATCCATGGACCAGCTGGCTGCCATGTTACCCAGCGTGGTGCAGCATTTCGG GTTCAAGTATGTGATTGGGATCGGTGTTGGGGCAGGAGCCTACGTGCTGGCCAAGTTTGCG CTCATCTTCCCTGACCTGGTCGAAGGGCTGGTCCTTATGAACATCGACCCCAACGGCAAAGGCTGGATTGACTGGGCAGCTGCCAAG CTCTCCGGCCTCACCAGCACGCTGCCGGACATTGTCCTGTCCCACCTGTTCAGCCAG gaggagCTGATGAACAACACGGAGCTGGTGCAGAGTTACCGGCAGCAGATCGGCAGTGTGGTGAACCAGTTCAacctccagctcttcctcaaCATGTACAATGG CCGCAGGGACCTGGACATCAACCGGCCTGGGACTGTGCCCAACGCCAAGACGCTGCG CTGCCCTGTGATGCTGGTGGTCGGAGACAATGCGCCTGCTGAGGAGGGGGTG GTGGAGTGTAACTCCAAGCTGGATCCTACCAACACCACATTCCTGAAG ATGGCTGACTCTGGTGGGCTGCCCCAGGTCACACAG CCAGGCAAGCTGACTGAAGCCTTCAAGTACTTCCTGCAAGGCATGGGCTACA TCACCCACCTGAAGGATCGGAGGCTGAGTGGAGGCACAG TGCCATCTGCCAGCATGACCCGCCTGGCACGCTCCCGCACGGCCTCCCTCACCAGCGCCAGCTCCGTGGATGGCACCCGCCCACGTGCCTGCACCCACTCGGAGAGCACCGAGGCCATGGGGCAGATCAACCACACCATGGAGGTATCGTGCTGA
- the NDRG4 gene encoding protein NDRG4 isoform X4, translating to MPECWDGEHDIETPYGLLHVVIRGSPKGNRPAILTYHDVGLNHKLCFNTFFNYEDMQEITKHFVVCHVDAPGQQAGASQFPQGYQYPSMDQLAAMLPSVVQHFGFKYVIGIGVGAGAYVLAKFALIFPDLVEGLVLMNIDPNGKGWIDWAAAKLSGLTSTLPDIVLSHLFSQEELMNNTELVQSYRQQIGSVVNQFNLQLFLNMYNGRRDLDINRPGTVPNAKTLRCPVMLVVGDNAPAEEGVVECNSKLDPTNTTFLKMADSGGLPQVTQPGKLTEAFKYFLQGMGYMPSASMTRLARSRTASLTSASSVDGTRPRACTHSESTEAMGQINHTMEVSC from the exons ATGCCGGAGTGCTGGGATGGG GAACACGACATTGAGACCCCCTACGGGCTGCTGCATGTGGTCATCCGGGGCTCTCCCAAGGGGAACCGCCCGGCCATCCTGACCTACCACGATGTGGGCCTCAACC ACAAGCTTTGTTTCAACACCTTCTTCAACTACGAGGACATGCAGGAGATCACGAAGCACTTTGTGGTGTGCCACGTGGACGCACCGGGACAGCAGGCAGGAGCCTCACAGTTCCCTCAGGG gTACCAGTATCCATCCATGGACCAGCTGGCTGCCATGTTACCCAGCGTGGTGCAGCATTTCGG GTTCAAGTATGTGATTGGGATCGGTGTTGGGGCAGGAGCCTACGTGCTGGCCAAGTTTGCG CTCATCTTCCCTGACCTGGTCGAAGGGCTGGTCCTTATGAACATCGACCCCAACGGCAAAGGCTGGATTGACTGGGCAGCTGCCAAG CTCTCCGGCCTCACCAGCACGCTGCCGGACATTGTCCTGTCCCACCTGTTCAGCCAG gaggagCTGATGAACAACACGGAGCTGGTGCAGAGTTACCGGCAGCAGATCGGCAGTGTGGTGAACCAGTTCAacctccagctcttcctcaaCATGTACAATGG CCGCAGGGACCTGGACATCAACCGGCCTGGGACTGTGCCCAACGCCAAGACGCTGCG CTGCCCTGTGATGCTGGTGGTCGGAGACAATGCGCCTGCTGAGGAGGGGGTG GTGGAGTGTAACTCCAAGCTGGATCCTACCAACACCACATTCCTGAAG ATGGCTGACTCTGGTGGGCTGCCCCAGGTCACACAG CCAGGCAAGCTGACTGAAGCCTTCAAGTACTTCCTGCAAGGCATGGGCTACA TGCCATCTGCCAGCATGACCCGCCTGGCACGCTCCCGCACGGCCTCCCTCACCAGCGCCAGCTCCGTGGATGGCACCCGCCCACGTGCCTGCACCCACTCGGAGAGCACCGAGGCCATGGGGCAGATCAACCACACCATGGAGGTATCGTGCTGA